The following are encoded together in the Ovis canadensis isolate MfBH-ARS-UI-01 breed Bighorn chromosome 2, ARS-UI_OviCan_v2, whole genome shotgun sequence genome:
- the LOC138434591 gene encoding interferon omega-1-like, translated as MAFVLSLLMALVLVSYGPGGSLGCDLSQNHVLIGRKNLRLLGQMRRLSPRFCLQDRKDFAFPQEMVEGGQLQEAQAVSVLHEMLQQSFNLFHTESSSAAWDTTLLEQLRTGLHQQLDDLDTCLGQVMGEEDSALGRTGPTLAVKRYFQDVHVYLKEKEYSDCAWETVRVEIMRSLSSSVSLQERLRMMDGDLSSP; from the coding sequence ATGGCCTTCGTGCTCTCTCTACTCATGGCCCTGGTGCTGGTCAGTTATGGCCCGGGAGGATCCCTGGGCTGTGACCTGTCTCAGAACCATGTTCTCATTGGCAGGAAGAACCTCAGGCTCCTGGGCCAAATGAGGAGACTCTCCCCTCGCTTCTGTCTGCAGGACAGAAAAGACTTCGCTTtcccccaggagatggtggaggggggccagctccaggaggcccaggccGTCTCTGTGCTCCATGAGATGCTCCAGCAGAGCTTCAACCTCTTCCACACAGAGAGCTCCTCTGCTGCCTGGGACACCACTCTCCTGGAGCAGCTCCGCACTGGACTCCATCAGCAGCTGGATGACCTGGACACCTGCCTGGGGCAGGTGATGGGAGAGGAAGACTCTGCCCTGGGAAGGACGGGACCCACCCTGGCTGTGAAGAGGTACTTCCAGGACGTCCATGTCTACCTGAAAGAGAAGGAATACAGCGACTGTGCCTGGGAAACCGTCAGAGTGGAAATCATGAGATCCTTGTCTTCATCAGTCAGCTTGCAAGAAAGGTTAAGAATGATGGATGGAGACCTGAGCTCACCTTGA